The Rissa tridactyla isolate bRisTri1 chromosome 12, bRisTri1.patW.cur.20221130, whole genome shotgun sequence DNA window acagggacaaggagcaGGGATACGGAGAGGGGCAGGAACAGGGATATGGAGAGGGACAGGGATACAgagtgggacagggacaggagcGGGGATACGGAGAGGGacaggggcagaggcagggatggCTGCCCTGTGGCAGCTCAGGAAGGGACTGGGTGCCCCGTCCTGGCTCCTGAGTGGAGGGTGGGTGCCAGGGGAGGCTTTCGGTGCCACCAGGACCTAATGGcccacccagagccctgccagtGGCCAAGTGCCAGCCATGAGGAACctcccatctcctgctgccaACCTACAGCCTCGGCTGCCATCAAAgcctgggggggatggcagagctggggcccaccccccccctcccccgaggGCAGCCAGGACTGACCCGGTCCCTGCCGTGGGGGTGAGGAGCAACCCCAAAAATGCCTGCAGTGGGGCTGGGTCCTGGCATAGGCCGTTGCCAGAAACTGCTGTGTTGGCATAAATGGGACGTTGCTGCAGTTGGGTCTACAAGGGCTCAGGCtctgcctggttttttttttttgggggggggcatcAGTGGGAAGGGGACACCCCAGGGGACTGCAGCCCCTTTTTTTGCAGGTTTGCAAGTGCTTCTCCAGCAGCGCCTGAGGCGGGGGCTGCAGGACGTCAACCCAGGCTGTCCCTCCCTGAGCGAGGGGCTTGGGCCACCACGTCCGCGGGGCAGGTGTTGGCAGTTGCCACAACCATTGCAACAGTCGTGTTGCAAAAAGCAACAACCTGCCTGTTGAGCCCAAAACAAgctccccatccccccccaccccgcctccccCTCCATGGCCTTGGGGCTCCCCCCTTGCTCCAGAGCCTGGCCCAGGCGGCAGCCGGGGTGTGAAGGAGGTCatttgggggttggactagatgatctccagaggtcccttccaaccctgggATTCTATGATGGCCACCAGGTACctgggagggggggcaggggggggtgtgCACCTGGCCACCCATCCCAGGGCCATGCAGGACCTGGCTCCGTGGGGGGATGTGTCCTGGCCCCCACAAGCCGGGGCAGGCTGCCAGCATCCCCACCCACGGGTGGCCAGGGAGGGGCCAGCGTGGCTGAACATTAACCCCGGGGCGGTGTCAAGGGCTCCCCGGCCACGCGGCTCCCAGCACCCGCACGCCCGCGATGAGGGGACGCCGTGCCCACTACCACCTCCTGGTAGGTCCAGCGCGGCGGGGTCCCCACGTGGCAGCACGGGCGCTGGGAACGAGCCCCAGGGCAGCACCGGGAGGCGCCGGCAGGGCCGGACGGATGGCCAACTGGACAGATGGGGGCTGCCCGGGGGCGACCGAAAGGCTGGGGAGGTGCGGAGGGTGATGGGCACACTCAGCACCTGCCCCTTTAGCCCCGCTGCCCCCGAGGAGTCAATGACCCTGAAGGCCAGGAGATCTCCTGccacctggggctgccctggctcgTCCCTCTCGTCCCCCTTGGGGTGTTTTCTGCCTGCCCCCACCTCTGGCAGGGACCTACTGCCCACCCACCCTTGGGCAGGGGCTGCATCCACGGCCACCCTGAGCGCATGGCCAGCTGAGACACTTGTCACCAGCTGCCACCAGGACCAAAGCACGTCCCTGTTCCCCGCTTGTGCTGGAGGGCCACCCTGCTGAGGGGAGGTCGTGGCCAGGCTTCGCCCCTTCTGCTATGGCTGAGGCTGGGCTTGTGGAAGCCTCccctgccttctcttcctcctcctcttcctcgcgcAGCCCCCACACCCTTGAACTTCCGTGTGCAGTGGTAGCACGGCCTGACGGgacagcatggcacggcatggcacggcaggGCTcttgggagctgggctggaggctCAGCCCAGCACCCATCCCTGTAGTCTTTGGGCTCCTCGGCCCAGCCCTTGGGTGCAGGGTGGGTCCGGGGACGCTCACCTCCACCTGCCCCCAGCCCGAGGAGGACGAGGAgctgcccgtgggctgcggggaGCCGGCCGGAGCAGAGCAGCCGGGCTGGGAGCGAGCCCCGGCAGCGGCCCCGGCCCTGGAGGAGCCATGCAGGCTGGTGCTGAGCACGCCGAGCAGCATCCTGCGGGATGAGGAGATCCAGGAGGTGAGGGACCCTCTCGccagcacagggacccccccTCCGCCCTCACCTCCCCCGCGCTGCGCAGCCACGGCCACTGTCCTGCCATGAACTGGTCCAGTGCGAGGCCAGATGGGTGACATTCCCCCTGTCCCCGGGGACAGCCACCTCGCCAGCGCCTcttggggggtgcaggggggagggtTCTCCGGGGGGGGGCAtcctgggaggctgctgggagctTGAGGAGACCCCTCAGGAGTGTGCTGGGGGGAGATGCTTGGGGACACCTTTCAGGGGGATGCTCAcatctcttgagaggatgcttgGAGGGGGAAGGGCGCTTTGGGAGACCTCtttggcggggtgggggggggtgtggggagaggagaatgCTCGTGGAGAGTTCTTGGGGGGGGGCTGCTCAGGCAGGGGGCTCAgaagcagcctggcagccccgGCTGAGCCCACTCTGCCCCAGCTGggtccccacctgcccccccggGCGACGCAGCAGCCCTGGCGCCTGCTGTACTGCACCGGCCGGGACGGATTCAGCCTGCGGAGCCTGT harbors:
- the TLDC2 gene encoding TLD domain-containing protein 2 isoform X2 gives rise to the protein MAEAGLVEASPAFSSSSSSSRSPHTLELPCAVVARPDGTAWHGMARQGSWELGWRLSPAPIPVVFGLLGPALGCRVGPGTLTSTCPQPEEDEELPVGCGEPAGAEQPGWERAPAAAPALEEPCRLVLSTPSSILRDEEIQELGPHLPPRATQQPWRLLYCTGRDGFSLRSLYRRGGPPGSPALLLIRDTEAQAFGAFCATAIRRSNGFYGTGETFLFSFSPELKVFRWTGRNNFFMKGDVDLLMVGGGSGRFGLWLDGDLHHGGSHPCETFDNETLSPREEFCVQDLEVWGLA